The segment TTCGGtggcttacgaagggcagaactaaatagatatatatatatatttttttttttttttttttttactagggcttgaactaaatttaaatctaaacccaattaaaaaggttatttatattacttgtactagtagtgtatattttattatagttgtGAGTGCTTTTAATCTACTGCAAGAGCTCTTTACAGTTTATCTCTTAATTTCACTGTATCTGTACGCTCTGTGTATGTTGTATACTGTAACAGACAATGACTTTCAGAAGGAAACCTGTTTCTCAAAGGAAGGTTTCTGTAACAGTGTTTTAAACTGATCTCATTAGTGCTCTCCATTGTAAACATAAACAGCTAAGAATGTTTTTGACTTAAATATCTGATTTTAACCTGGAAGTTTGAACAAGTTGGTGTGTAGTTTTGAGATTGTGTTTATAGTTGTGAGAAAATGGTGaattttgtttcatgaattgtgttagcaatcaagaaaaactgtaatgaaaTGCTTATGCTCAATTAAATGAATACTGACTTATAAAGCCACTTCAAGATAtgtcttaaattattatttatactcaGCTGACATCCCTAAATtatcattaatcattataaaCATAAAGAGCTAAAGAAAGGTCAATTACAAGCGTTAGCTACACAACAGACCCAGGACAGTCCACTTTAAAATCTGAGTCTGCTTTAGATCAAGTTACCAGTTAGACTGAAGAAACTTACCCACAAACTTCTGAAGATCATTTATTTCTGATTTTAACTTGTCTCTCTCTTCTGCAAGGTTGGTGATCTTAGTCTTCAGCTGTTGTCTCTCTTGAGTGAGGCTCATATTGTTGGTTAGCAGCTGTTGTCTCTCTTGAATGAAGGTGACACACAACACTATGACTGCAGTCATCAGAAGAACACACATCAGCCCCAAACACACACCAGCTGCTCTGGAGATCGTCACACCATCACTTCCTGAAGAGGATAGATATGACGTTAGTCTCTTCACTTCCTCATATCATACCACTCACATCTTCTGAAACATGTGAACTGTAGACTAACTTTAACGCTTGTCAGACGTTTATTAGTGTGgtttttgttcttgtgttttgtGAGTAAATGcagaggaacagttcactcaaaaatgcttTCCTGATTATTTACTCATCCGAGTTTCactgtatatgattttcttttttcagccGATGATAACTTTTGGTTTTGGAGGAAAACATGAACAGgtctcaaaataaaccttttctaAAGGTCAAAAATCCATATTTGGGAAGCTTTAAATTAATCCACATGACCCTGGTTGATAAATAAGTGTCTTCTCTAGCAAAACGGTCAGTCACTTTCAGGGAAAAAATAAACCATTAACCACCATCAACAAATGGAGCATGTCAGATCATACTGGAGGACCTGGAAGAGAGTGAATAATCAGAAAATGTCCTTTAATCTCAGTTacctgtgtgtcgaggtgttcggggttcttctgtgttgaagtcttctgtgtgtcgaggtgttcggggttcttctgtgttgaagtcttctgtgtgtcgaggtgttcggggttcttctgtgttgaagtcttctgtctcTTTCTTATGTTTCGTGACTCTTACAGCCTCTGCACTGACGTAGATATCAATCCTTTCTATTCGGTCTTCCGAGTCCATTATTGAACCTTTATCCATGCTATCATTCACAATTCCATGCATATACGCCCTTATTCAGCCCGCCGCCATTTTGAATCGAAAACGAGGCTGTAAGGGTAAACCGGAAATAACAACAACTAAACATGGCTGTGTGGACTACGAACCTGTCATATCTTCCTCATCTTACGCTCATTGTTGTGGAGTCATGGGCGGACGAAGGATCAAAAATTCCCAGGTCTATCCTCATGAAGGGTTACAGCAACTGGATCGAGGGTTATATCCATGATGTTGAAGGTAAACATTTACTTTTTCAACTTTCTTGTGAGGTTAGCTTAGCATACTGCATAGAAGATCACGATAGCGCTAATGTTGCCGAACGACCTAACGTTATACTGATtcccagacagcacacatacgttgTGCCGATGTCGAGCCGACCTACAAAATTCCATCGGTACGATATCGCTCAGGGAGCGTTTGCTAATAGGCAAGATGTCTCGGCGACGTCGGCCTCTGATCGGAAATGCTCTCCGGCCGATGCTGGTACGATACATCCCGGCCGCTCTGCGTGGACGCGGTTCACCGGCGTTTTGCTCATCGTTACGGATCACCCGCGGCTACCGCCGctggtttataataaaacaatacacaccactctcaagaacagacgcaactttattaatattttcatttatttcatattacatgcacaaatacattaacatttaccagatgctttgatCAAAACTGGATAATTCGGTAGTCTTTcgaaaattaaccatgattttactacagcttttttagtaaacccatagtaaaaacaaaaataaccattactACAGTACTTGCATGGTTAAATGCTGTATGATTATAGCACCTTTTGacaatacttatttcaaagtaggtttacaggaaatgcatgtttcaaggttacagtttaaaaagccagaggtgactgagactcactgggaagaccatctagttcataataaaaagtcatgtgttcagtgctgtcagcATCGCAGGCTAACTTTATACCaagaactttttaaaaagagttacataaaaacaaaataaaaccaggcaaacaataattaagcaattaaaatgttttaaattgcatgataaaaattctaaaatattttctgataaaatcttactaaacaagtctctagttttgtattcagttaacattaacatttctttcaacatttttaaagggtaagtaaaaaaaatgcaatccattttgtattttgttatattgttggtaacatttgtaaaagaacaatgtttattttttctccaAGATACTGTTTATTTGCTGCAAAACTGATGCAAAACAGCATGTTTTCATTTAGATACTGCATTGTGTCATTACGTCAAAACTCGTGATTTCATTTTGCATCATCCTGCAGAGTGATGCTTACAAATAAAAGGGGACATGTAGGTCCACATAACTCAGagagagtaaatattgttcatttacagaTATAAGAGAAGTTACAGTAAAGCAGGttgaaaataatcaaatttacccttataggcaaaataaggataatatttgttttgtgtgttcatgtacagTTGTTGTCTGTAGTCTTTGTGAGCGTCGgtgtcatctgaagtcttcacaagtgagtttggattcagtctggagcTGGTGTAATCTCTAGTAATCTTGCGATGGCCATCCTGAGatagaaacaggaaataaaaaggagaaagtttagaatagctgctgctgttcatattatttcagacaaaatattatttatttaatcacatataacTGGAGTGCATGGTTATTAGATGTGTTGTGTGAATACTAAACTATCCCAGACAGCACATGTACGTCTGGCCGACGTCGGCCCAATATCGAAACGTCGGCctctacccagatagcacacgtacGTCGCGGAGACGTCTGCTAAAGAGCGCATCATCTGATAAACATCGTATTCTTTTTTTATGGTCGTATTTTGATCGTCTGTAGATCGTCTGTTTGAGCTGTTAAAGGAAACGTCTTCCCTACCTCTAAATGACATCTATACGACGTCTCTTTAGCACCCGAAATATGCCGGCATGTGCGTCGAGGACGGGAAGCTGCAGACCAGCTGCTACTTCATTAGGGAAATACGCGAAGAAATAACGattatttaaaattcatattcTGTGATATTTGCTTTTCAAACATCACATTATTTTGTAGATAGACTTTGCATCAATGGATCCATACTTGTCCCATTTTTGTCTTATATTCCATTAATATTTAGCACACAAGGAGGCACCAACATTTTTTCATTGCTCTAAATGATCAGGCAAAAGGTGACTTATAACCTTCTTTACTggaaacaaatgacaaaaaacacaaaaagggTTTTAACCACGTAATCCATCAtgcaattttaaatgtttgtccAACTATCCCTGTTAGTTTGGTTCTTCTGTAATAAGAGATAAACCTGTATGCAAGTTATTTTGTAGAGAGCATATAAGATCCTTGACTACTTGTAGGTTTTAAGTGTTCAACATTACAAGCTTGGTGATTGGAATTAACGATTAAATGTAAacctatatatatacactgtatatatacacacatacatatatatttgatGCTGAGCAAGTAACTCCAAAGTAAATGACATTACTGTACTATTTACTCTAAAAAAAATAGTGCTTAATGTTTCAAATCATAATGCATAAATTATTCTTGGACTGTCAAGCACACACATCTAAATGTTAAACTTGAGATATTTGTTAAATTCACTAGTTTTAGACAAATGTTCTATAGTctatacagtatttaatgcaattactgtACATCCTGCCTATAATTAAACTACAGAATAATTAGGAGCAATAGACTACTCAATAATTAATCACACCCAACACTTACCTGTCTAAATAACTATACAACTTCCTGGAAAGTTCAGCTCCAATCCTTCTCAAACACTACTGAACCAGCTATTTATGAACTTCAGGAGTACTGGTTAATTACAGACAGGGCTGTTGGATCAGTGTtgaatttgaacagaattgatCACCCCTGACCATTAGAATTAAGGGTTGATTCATGGCTTCTGTTCATGTAGTTCTTTACCTCCACAgcatatattaaaattatgtaatgtaCACCCAGCCATGGCTTACCTCAcagattacatttaatattttgtttaaaagcgccaaaaaaaaaaaagctttcagtATCTATTGAGAATGGTTACAAAGACAttcatttttagatatttaactATACAAGATAGAAACCTCAAGAGGAAACAGACTACACAAACATTCATCTGACCAGATGTTATGCAGCCTCACAACATTAATGACACATAATTTCTTCTTTCCCAGTTAAACAGTTTTAAACCTGAATCCAGGTCAATATAGCATTTCAATAAAGTAAGATGATGACACTGAACACCTGCTCATCATATTACTGCAGGAAGTCCCATAGCTGACAAGTGAGAGTTTACACTTTAGACGTGTTCAACTTCAATTGGTCTGCGCAGCACTGCTTAAAGTATGACAAAGTATCGTGAGAGTAATTCAAAAGCATAAGAAGCTGTCTTACAGTCTTATTGCTCTCGTGGTACTGTGATGTCATACTTCGATCGGTCTGCacagcactgcttcaagtcaaacacacctATTATCTCTTCTCGAGAAAGATTgtgaatttgcttttaaataataaacttgaGATACAATCAAATAATAAGGACATATTTTAACAACTGAATGCACAAAGGTAGGCGAGACTGTGCTACATTGTGAACAGTAACAAATCAGGAAAACTGTTAGGCAGGACTAAATTATTTGAGCTTGATATTATGTAGAGATTGTTGTGAATGGCATATCTCATATCCAGAACAGAAATCCATAATATTAGCAGTAGGCAGGGTGCAGACACTGGTGATGGACTGTGATGAGAGACAGGTGTGGGAATGATCGTGGACCAGGGGTGGATCTAGGAGTCTAGATCACAGGTTGGTTTGTCCTAAGGTATTGGGTGAAGAAAAGAAACAGTAAGAGCATTTTAATGTAACAATGTATACAAAATGAACATCACatcatataaaaatgaaataatcgACTTGATAGTTCCCCAAAAATGGTGCAGTTTTGGGCACCACTGATTTCCATTgtagggaaaaaaaattatatggggggaaaaatactatggaactgcttggttacaaatattatttaaaattcttCTGTTCACCAGAacaaagtcatttgtaattttgttccaaacctgtatgaatttctaaCACTTTAATCAGTGACACcaatatacattataaaacattatgttataaatagtttaatatttttacaataactgtatcattgctttttgttgtaatattgttttattgtaatattcTGTGTGGTGGTGAGATAGAAATtaagttt is part of the Carassius gibelio isolate Cgi1373 ecotype wild population from Czech Republic chromosome A4, carGib1.2-hapl.c, whole genome shotgun sequence genome and harbors:
- the LOC127968219 gene encoding CD209 antigen-like protein C; this translates as MHGIVNDSMDKGSIMDSEDRIERIDIYVSAEAVRVTKHKKETEDFNTEEPRTPRHTEDFNTEEPRTPRHTEDFNTEEPRTPRHTGSDGVTISRAAGVCLGLMCVLLMTAVIVLCVTFIQERQQLLTNNMSLTQERQQLKTKITNLAEERDKLKSEINDLQKFVDGWKCHQSSLYFFSSEKKNWDESRRYCRERGADLIIINNREEQDFVKNISGSDHFWIGLTDVEEEGRWKWVDGSNINITSGFWKFGEPNSHQGNEDCADTHSSGWFDTKCDSSVKWICEKSILK